One Pseudorhodoplanes sinuspersici DNA segment encodes these proteins:
- a CDS encoding YifB family Mg chelatase-like AAA ATPase, producing the protein MVQRVSTVAFEGIEARAVDVQVQVAPGLPAFHVVGLADKAVSEARERVRAALIASGLALPARRITVNLAPADLPKEGSHYDLPIALGLMAAIGAIPHDALSGFTVLGELGLDGSIAPVAGVLPAAIGANARGEGLICPKACGPEAAWASPEMEIIAAGSLIQLANHFRGTQVLSRPQPKIRESEATLLDLIDIKGQESAKRALEVAAAGGHNLLMIGPPGAGKSMLAARLPSILPPLTPDELLEVSMIASVAGEIADGSLTNRRPFRAPHHSASMPALVGGGLRARPGEVSLAHRGVLFLDEFAEFQGQALDSLRQPLETGEVSIARANHRITYPARFMLIAAMNPCRCGRASDPGYACKRGANLRCAADYQMRISGPLLDRIDLHIEVPAVTAADLILPPPSEGSTEVAARVARARDIQAMRYADLGLPQIRTNSQASGAMLEEVARLDKSGVALLREAADAMQLSARGYHRVLRVARTLADLDGADLVGRIHLAEALSYRALSDDMRRAA; encoded by the coding sequence ATGGTTCAGCGCGTTTCCACAGTGGCATTCGAGGGCATCGAAGCCCGCGCGGTCGACGTGCAGGTGCAGGTCGCACCCGGCCTGCCGGCCTTCCACGTCGTCGGCCTCGCTGACAAGGCTGTATCGGAGGCACGGGAACGCGTCCGCGCTGCGCTGATCGCCTCCGGGCTGGCACTGCCGGCGCGCCGCATCACCGTCAATCTGGCGCCTGCCGATCTGCCGAAGGAAGGAAGCCATTACGATCTGCCGATTGCGCTCGGCCTGATGGCGGCAATCGGCGCCATTCCTCACGACGCCCTGTCTGGCTTCACGGTGCTTGGCGAACTCGGTCTCGACGGGTCAATTGCGCCGGTTGCCGGTGTGCTGCCCGCAGCTATCGGCGCCAACGCGCGCGGTGAAGGACTGATCTGCCCGAAAGCCTGCGGACCGGAAGCGGCCTGGGCCAGTCCGGAAATGGAGATCATCGCTGCCGGTTCGCTGATCCAGCTCGCCAATCATTTTCGCGGCACGCAGGTGCTGTCGCGCCCGCAACCGAAGATCCGCGAAAGCGAAGCGACGCTGCTCGACCTTATCGACATCAAGGGACAGGAAAGCGCCAAGCGTGCGCTCGAAGTGGCCGCCGCCGGCGGCCATAATCTTTTGATGATCGGTCCGCCCGGCGCCGGCAAATCGATGCTGGCGGCGCGATTGCCGTCGATCCTGCCACCGCTGACACCCGACGAATTGCTGGAAGTATCGATGATCGCCTCGGTCGCGGGCGAGATTGCCGACGGCTCCCTGACCAACCGTCGGCCGTTCCGCGCCCCGCATCATTCGGCCAGCATGCCGGCTTTGGTTGGCGGCGGATTGCGGGCGCGTCCAGGCGAAGTGTCGCTCGCCCATCGTGGCGTTCTCTTCCTCGATGAATTTGCAGAGTTTCAGGGCCAAGCGCTGGATTCGCTGCGTCAGCCTTTGGAGACCGGCGAGGTGTCCATCGCTCGCGCCAATCATCGCATCACTTATCCGGCGCGCTTCATGCTGATCGCAGCGATGAATCCCTGCCGCTGTGGTCGCGCCAGCGATCCGGGCTATGCCTGCAAGCGCGGAGCCAATCTTCGGTGCGCCGCCGATTATCAGATGCGGATCTCCGGTCCGCTGCTCGACCGCATCGATCTGCATATCGAAGTGCCGGCTGTGACCGCCGCCGATCTGATCCTGCCGCCACCGTCAGAGGGCAGCACCGAAGTCGCGGCGCGCGTCGCCCGGGCCAGGGACATTCAAGCGATGCGTTATGCTGACCTCGGGCTACCGCAAATACGGACGAATTCTCAGGCGTCAGGCGCGATGCTGGAAGAGGTTGCGCGGCTCGACAAAAGTGGCGTCGCCCTGCTGCGCGAAGCCGCCGATGCCATGCAATTGTCCGCGCGCGGGTATCATCGCGTGCTTCGCGTCGCGCGGACTTTGGCCGATCTCGATGGCGCCGACCTTGTCGGACGCATCCATCTCGCCGAAGCGCTATCCTATCGCGCGTTGTCCGACGACATGCGCCGCGCGGCCTGA